One genomic window of Geodermatophilus sp. DSM 44513 includes the following:
- a CDS encoding thioredoxin family protein, producing the protein MQLPDGLVAVVKRDCPTCVLVEPVLRELGAAVWCQDDPAWFDGDDTSLELSWSLGVETVPTLLRVAGGRETARTVGWSRERWAELTGVPGLGAGLPEHRPGCGSLSVDPSRADALEARHGGRLASRRVQLAELEDEHEALFDRGWTDGLPVVPPTPERVVRMLRGTSRDPGEVVAVVPPDLVPCTVEKVAVNAVLAGCRPEHLPVVLAAVEAACAEEFALHGLLATTYFAGPVVVVNGPVARRIGMNSGVNALGQGNRANATIGRALQLVVRNVGGGRPGEVDRATLGNPGKYTFCFAEREEDSPFAPLAADRGVPGDAVTVVAGSGVQPVVDQLSRDPESLARTFAACLRVNAHPKLPMAFDALLVVSPEHGRVLREAGWDRARLLTELDGLLRLPAGELVRGAGGMAEGLPPGVGDGGVPKFRPGGLLVAHAGGDAGLFSAIVGGWVAGETGSVPVTREVRV; encoded by the coding sequence GTGCAGCTGCCGGACGGGCTGGTCGCCGTCGTCAAGCGGGACTGCCCGACGTGCGTGCTGGTCGAGCCGGTGCTCCGCGAGCTCGGCGCCGCGGTGTGGTGCCAGGACGACCCCGCCTGGTTCGACGGCGACGACACCTCCCTGGAGCTGTCCTGGTCACTCGGCGTGGAGACGGTGCCGACCCTGCTGCGGGTGGCCGGCGGCCGGGAGACCGCGCGCACGGTCGGCTGGAGCCGGGAGCGCTGGGCGGAGCTGACCGGTGTGCCCGGGCTGGGCGCGGGGCTGCCCGAGCACCGGCCCGGCTGCGGGTCGCTGTCGGTGGACCCGTCCCGCGCCGACGCGCTGGAGGCCCGCCACGGCGGCCGGCTGGCCAGCCGGCGGGTGCAGCTGGCCGAGCTGGAGGACGAGCACGAGGCGCTGTTCGACCGCGGCTGGACCGACGGGCTGCCGGTCGTCCCCCCGACCCCGGAGCGGGTGGTGCGCATGCTGCGCGGCACGTCGCGCGACCCGGGTGAGGTGGTCGCCGTCGTCCCGCCGGACCTGGTGCCGTGCACCGTGGAGAAGGTCGCGGTCAACGCGGTGCTGGCCGGCTGCCGGCCCGAGCACCTGCCGGTCGTGCTGGCCGCGGTGGAGGCGGCCTGCGCCGAGGAGTTCGCGCTGCACGGGCTGCTGGCCACCACCTACTTCGCCGGCCCCGTCGTCGTGGTGAACGGGCCGGTCGCCCGGCGGATCGGGATGAACAGCGGCGTCAACGCCCTCGGCCAGGGCAACCGGGCCAACGCCACCATCGGCCGGGCGCTGCAGCTGGTGGTGCGCAACGTCGGCGGCGGGCGACCCGGCGAGGTGGACCGCGCCACCCTCGGCAACCCGGGCAAGTACACGTTCTGCTTCGCCGAGCGCGAGGAGGACAGCCCCTTCGCGCCGCTGGCCGCCGACCGCGGGGTGCCCGGCGACGCGGTCACCGTGGTCGCCGGCTCCGGTGTGCAGCCGGTGGTCGACCAGCTCAGCCGGGACCCGGAGTCCCTGGCCCGCACCTTCGCCGCCTGCCTGCGGGTCAACGCCCACCCCAAGCTGCCGATGGCCTTCGACGCGCTGCTCGTGGTCTCCCCGGAGCACGGCCGGGTGCTGCGGGAGGCCGGCTGGGACCGCGCCCGGCTGCTGACCGAGCTGGACGGGCTGCTGCGGCTGCCGGCCGGCGAGCTGGTGCGGGGGGCCGGCGGCATGGCCGAGGGCCTGCCGCCCGGGGTCGGCGACGGCGGCGTGCCGAAGTTCCGGCCCGGGGGCCTGCTGGTGGCCCACGCCGGTGGTGACGCCGGCCTGTTCAGTGCGATCGTCGGCGGGTGGGTCGCCGGGGAGACCGGGAGCGTCCCGGTGACACGGGAGGTGCGGGTGTGA